In a genomic window of Polycladomyces abyssicola:
- a CDS encoding IclR family transcriptional regulator encodes MPIIQAVDRALRILDLFDEHNTELKITDISDRMGLHKSTVHSLLKTLKAHGYIEQNPENGKYKLGLKLVERGNFVLNSLDIRTIAKRHLIDLSHKTGLTVHLVILDGKEGVYIDKVEGTSGIVMYSRIGRRVPIHSSAVGKVLVAFQSQEVIQKILDGYDYVPHTSNTITNEQDFLKELEKVRKLGFAIDNQENEPGVQCVAVPVRDHLGQVVAAISMSSPIAGIQEETLENMIVLLKQTADEVSQQLGYGIHQQKLGLTI; translated from the coding sequence TTGCCAATCATTCAAGCTGTTGACCGTGCCCTCCGGATTCTCGATTTGTTTGATGAACACAATACCGAACTGAAAATTACCGACATCAGCGACCGCATGGGACTGCACAAAAGCACGGTCCACTCGCTGCTAAAAACGCTGAAGGCGCATGGTTACATCGAGCAGAATCCGGAAAACGGCAAATACAAGCTGGGTCTCAAACTGGTAGAACGGGGCAATTTTGTGCTGAATTCGCTGGATATCCGTACGATCGCCAAGCGGCATCTGATTGATTTGTCGCATAAAACCGGGTTGACTGTACACTTGGTCATCCTTGACGGAAAAGAAGGCGTGTATATCGATAAAGTGGAGGGTACCTCCGGGATTGTCATGTACTCGCGGATCGGCAGGCGGGTGCCGATTCATTCCAGCGCCGTCGGAAAAGTGCTGGTGGCGTTTCAGAGTCAGGAGGTGATACAGAAAATTCTAGATGGATATGATTATGTGCCGCATACTTCCAATACCATCACCAATGAGCAGGATTTTCTGAAGGAACTGGAAAAAGTACGAAAGTTGGGATTTGCGATCGACAATCAGGAAAACGAGCCGGGTGTACAGTGTGTGGCCGTGCCGGTTCGCGATCACCTTGGCCAGGTGGTGGCTGCCATAAGCATGTCTTCTCCGATTGCGGGGATTCAGGAAGAAACGTTGGAAAATATGATTGTCCTGTTAAAACAGACAGCAGATGAAGTGTCCCAACAATTGGGATATGGTATTCATCAACAAAAACTCGGTTTGACAATATAA
- the gucD gene encoding alpha-ketoglutaric semialdehyde dehydrogenase GucD: protein MVKTYLNYIDGEWVSASTNEVEPSINPAKKYEIVGYVQKSSKKDLDKAVAAAKKAKQQWRKLSGPARGEYLFKIANAMERRIDEIAETMTREMGKTFPEAKGETARGIAILRYYAGEGMRKVGDVIPSTDSEGLMFTTRVPLGVVGVITPWNFPVAIPIWKMAPALVFGNTVVFKPAQETAVTAAKVVECMDEAGLPSGVVNMVTGSGSVIGQGIVDHPDINGITFTGSNQVGKQIGQGALARGAKYQLEMGGKNPVIVLEDADLDLAVDATISGGLRSTGQKCTATSRVFVQSTVYDQFKENLLAKVKQIKVGDSMDPETWMGPLASEKQLQTVLSYIRKGIEEGATLLYGGRRLEERELKNGFFVEPTVFENVSPKMTIAQEEIFGPVLALIKVDTLEEALILANDVQYGLSASIFTKDIGSMLSFINEIEAGLVRINAESAGVELQAPFGGMKQSSSHSREQGQAAIEFFTAIKTVFVKA from the coding sequence ATGGTCAAAACCTATCTCAACTACATTGACGGTGAATGGGTGTCCGCTTCCACCAACGAAGTGGAGCCGAGCATCAATCCGGCGAAAAAATACGAAATTGTCGGTTATGTGCAAAAATCCAGTAAGAAAGATTTGGACAAAGCGGTAGCCGCCGCGAAAAAAGCCAAACAGCAGTGGCGGAAATTGTCCGGTCCCGCCAGGGGTGAATACCTGTTCAAAATCGCCAACGCGATGGAACGACGGATCGATGAGATCGCGGAAACAATGACCCGCGAAATGGGTAAAACGTTTCCGGAAGCGAAAGGGGAAACGGCCCGCGGAATCGCCATCCTTCGCTACTATGCGGGCGAAGGTATGCGCAAAGTGGGCGATGTGATTCCTTCCACCGACAGTGAGGGACTGATGTTCACCACACGCGTGCCGCTTGGTGTGGTCGGGGTGATTACTCCATGGAACTTTCCGGTGGCCATTCCCATTTGGAAAATGGCGCCGGCGCTGGTATTCGGGAATACGGTGGTATTTAAACCGGCGCAGGAAACGGCAGTGACCGCGGCAAAAGTCGTCGAGTGCATGGATGAAGCGGGCTTGCCGTCTGGAGTCGTCAACATGGTGACAGGTAGCGGATCGGTCATCGGACAGGGTATCGTTGACCACCCGGACATCAACGGCATCACCTTCACCGGATCAAACCAGGTCGGGAAACAGATTGGTCAGGGAGCACTCGCTCGGGGTGCCAAATACCAACTGGAAATGGGCGGCAAAAACCCCGTGATCGTGCTGGAGGATGCCGACCTGGATTTGGCGGTGGACGCAACGATCAGTGGTGGTCTGCGTTCGACCGGTCAAAAATGTACAGCCACCAGCCGGGTGTTCGTCCAAAGCACTGTGTATGACCAATTTAAGGAAAATCTGCTGGCCAAAGTGAAGCAAATCAAGGTTGGCGATAGCATGGATCCGGAAACTTGGATGGGGCCGCTGGCCAGCGAAAAACAGCTGCAAACCGTTCTTTCGTATATCCGGAAGGGAATTGAGGAAGGGGCAACTCTGCTTTACGGCGGCCGTCGGCTGGAAGAAAGGGAACTGAAAAACGGATTTTTCGTGGAACCCACCGTGTTTGAAAACGTATCACCGAAAATGACGATCGCGCAGGAGGAGATTTTTGGGCCGGTGCTGGCGTTGATCAAGGTGGATACTCTGGAAGAGGCGTTGATATTGGCAAACGACGTGCAGTACGGACTGAGCGCTTCGATTTTCACCAAGGATATTGGCAGTATGCTGTCGTTCATCAATGAAATCGAAGCAGGTCTTGTCCGGATCAACGCGGAAAGCGCCGGCGTCGAACTGCAGGCGCCTTTTGGTGGTATGAAGCAGTCCAGTTCCCATTCGCGCGAACAAGGCCAGGCCGCGATTGAATTCTTCACCGCTATCAAGACGGTGTTTGTAAAAGCGTAA
- a CDS encoding UxaA family hydrolase: MSTQNNPEFWGYRRPDGRVGVRNHVLILPTITCATQAAKQVTELVHGTVSFIHQHGCAQVGVDYEQTFRTYVGMGTNPNVYGVVVMGLGCETHQARSVAGEIAKSGKPVEVVSIQDHGGTLGAIAQAARIAAQMVQDASALSREPFDFSELIVGTECGGSDACSGLSANPAVGVVSDMIVDHGGTAILAETTELIGAEHLLANRAVDDRVAKRVYEVIQAMENRAIAMGVDIRTGNPSPGNIRGGLTTLEEKSLGAAAKAGTRPLQELVEYAQRPTKKGLVWMDTPGHDIEQLTGMVAGGAQVVLFTSGRGTPTGSPIAPVIKIATNTLMFERMKDNMDINAGTIIDGKESIESVGQRIFNEIALVCSGKLTKAEILKQHDFGIWRIGPTF; encoded by the coding sequence TTGAGTACGCAAAACAATCCTGAATTCTGGGGTTACAGACGGCCGGACGGCCGGGTGGGCGTCCGTAACCATGTTCTGATTCTGCCCACCATCACCTGCGCGACGCAGGCAGCCAAACAGGTGACGGAGCTGGTCCACGGTACCGTGTCGTTTATTCATCAGCATGGATGTGCACAGGTGGGCGTCGATTATGAACAAACATTTCGTACCTATGTAGGGATGGGCACAAATCCCAACGTGTATGGTGTCGTCGTGATGGGGCTGGGTTGTGAAACCCATCAAGCCAGAAGTGTCGCCGGTGAAATTGCAAAGAGCGGAAAACCGGTAGAAGTGGTATCAATCCAGGATCATGGGGGGACGCTTGGCGCAATCGCGCAGGCAGCCCGAATCGCCGCCCAAATGGTGCAGGATGCATCGGCTCTGTCCCGCGAGCCGTTCGATTTCAGCGAACTGATCGTAGGAACTGAATGTGGTGGCTCAGACGCTTGTTCCGGACTGTCCGCCAACCCGGCTGTCGGTGTTGTCAGTGATATGATTGTCGACCATGGAGGAACGGCGATTTTAGCAGAGACCACCGAACTGATCGGCGCCGAACATCTGCTGGCCAACCGGGCAGTTGACGATCGGGTCGCGAAGCGGGTGTATGAGGTGATCCAAGCGATGGAAAACCGGGCGATCGCAATGGGTGTCGACATCCGAACCGGTAATCCGAGCCCCGGTAATATTCGTGGCGGCCTCACCACACTGGAGGAAAAATCGCTGGGGGCGGCGGCGAAAGCAGGGACCCGCCCGTTGCAGGAATTGGTGGAATACGCGCAACGGCCGACAAAAAAAGGACTCGTCTGGATGGATACGCCAGGCCATGACATCGAACAGTTGACCGGCATGGTGGCCGGCGGGGCACAGGTGGTGCTGTTCACCAGCGGTCGCGGGACGCCGACCGGATCGCCGATCGCGCCGGTGATCAAAATCGCTACCAACACCCTGATGTTTGAGCGAATGAAAGACAACATGGACATCAATGCCGGCACGATCATCGACGGCAAAGAATCGATCGAATCGGTCGGACAACGAATATTTAACGAAATCGCGCTGGTTTGTTCCGGCAAGCTAACCAAAGCAGAAATCCTGAAACAGCATGATTTCGGAATTTGGCGAATCGGTCCCACATTTTAA
- a CDS encoding bifunctional 4-hydroxy-2-oxoglutarate aldolase/2-dehydro-3-deoxy-phosphogluconate aldolase, protein MIQKMFLIQKLTESGVIAVIRRLPEASVEKVAESLVAGGITALEVTVDSPGAFTVIRKLAEKFKDHAIVGAGTVLDAESARLAIDSGAEFLLSPSLHRDVIQTALRYGKIAVPGVLTPTEMITAVEWGADLVKLFPASVMGAQYMKEIKAPFPHIPVIPTGGIHLDNLTSFIKAGAAAVGIGGNLLDRKVIEAGDFSTITAIARRYVTAVQQARG, encoded by the coding sequence GTGATTCAAAAAATGTTTCTGATACAAAAATTGACGGAAAGTGGTGTCATTGCAGTAATCCGGCGGTTGCCGGAGGCTTCTGTTGAAAAGGTGGCGGAAAGTCTGGTGGCTGGCGGCATCACTGCGCTGGAAGTGACGGTGGACAGCCCGGGTGCATTTACTGTCATCCGCAAACTGGCTGAAAAGTTCAAAGATCATGCGATTGTCGGCGCGGGGACGGTACTGGACGCCGAATCAGCGCGGCTTGCCATTGACAGCGGCGCGGAATTTCTGCTAAGCCCCAGTCTCCACCGGGATGTGATCCAAACGGCTCTCCGCTACGGAAAAATTGCAGTGCCGGGTGTGCTGACCCCGACTGAAATGATTACTGCGGTGGAGTGGGGGGCAGACCTGGTGAAACTATTCCCCGCATCGGTTATGGGAGCCCAATATATGAAGGAGATAAAAGCGCCGTTTCCGCACATTCCAGTGATTCCGACGGGCGGGATTCACCTCGATAACCTGACCTCCTTCATTAAGGCGGGCGCTGCTGCTGTCGGGATCGGCGGAAATCTATTGGATCGCAAGGTAATCGAAGCGGGCGACTTTTCAACAATCACGGCCATTGCAAGGCGATACGTAACTGCTGTGCAGCAGGCCAGGGGGTGA
- a CDS encoding U32 family peptidase: MNQTRETFRKLGFPEGDCHDLPTSGKTFPDGAQYRVEIPSVEGPASLEAVIQACKDYDVTIHRISQGSGIMLLTDEELRQMAEIGRHEQLEISLFVGPRGTWDITSMSWASAGKIAGLRVQGMDQLAYSIEDIKRACSMGIRSILVADEGLLWLVNELNKMRELPNDLLVKVSVQMAHSNPVSIRLMEQIGAGTYNVPTDLTLARLAAIRQAVDIPIDIYVEVPDDVGGFIRHYEIPEIIRVAAPVYIKFGLRNAPNLYPSGTHLEATSIALSRERVRRARIGLDMIKRYAPHLKTSARGAAGLAVPVEAK, encoded by the coding sequence TTGAACCAAACGAGAGAAACGTTTCGCAAACTTGGCTTTCCCGAGGGAGATTGCCATGACTTGCCCACATCCGGCAAGACGTTTCCGGACGGTGCCCAGTACCGGGTGGAAATTCCCAGCGTTGAAGGGCCAGCTTCGCTGGAAGCGGTCATCCAGGCCTGCAAGGACTACGATGTGACGATTCACCGGATTTCACAAGGTAGTGGCATCATGTTGCTGACAGACGAGGAATTGCGGCAGATGGCGGAAATCGGTCGCCACGAACAATTGGAAATCAGCTTGTTTGTGGGTCCACGGGGAACTTGGGACATCACTTCGATGTCGTGGGCGAGCGCCGGCAAAATTGCCGGGCTGCGCGTCCAAGGAATGGATCAGCTGGCCTATTCGATCGAAGATATCAAACGGGCTTGCAGCATGGGCATACGCAGCATTTTGGTAGCGGATGAAGGGCTTTTATGGTTAGTTAATGAATTGAATAAAATGAGAGAGTTACCCAACGATCTGTTGGTCAAAGTATCGGTGCAAATGGCCCATTCGAATCCGGTCTCGATCCGCCTGATGGAACAAATCGGCGCCGGTACCTACAATGTGCCGACCGATCTTACCCTAGCCCGCCTGGCGGCAATTCGGCAGGCGGTTGACATTCCGATCGACATTTATGTTGAGGTTCCCGATGATGTGGGTGGCTTTATCCGCCACTATGAGATTCCCGAAATCATCCGGGTGGCAGCTCCCGTTTACATCAAGTTCGGCTTGCGCAATGCGCCCAACCTCTATCCTTCGGGAACCCATTTGGAAGCGACCTCGATCGCATTAAGCCGGGAGCGGGTACGGCGGGCGCGTATCGGTCTTGACATGATCAAACGTTATGCGCCGCATTTGAAAACGTCGGCAAGGGGAGCGGCGGGATTGGCGGTCCCCGTGGAAGCAAAATGA
- a CDS encoding 2-hydroxyacid dehydrogenase produces MRKFSVVVTEKMLPSISDKLQERCHVREWDRTDPIPRELLLKWLADAEGLFCSGDVQVDDELLSCAPKLRVIVKSAVGYDNIDIEACTRRGIPVGYTPGVLVEATADLTFGLLLTVARRLHEGWDRVRAGKWENNTEIPFGIDLYGKKLGIVGMGQIGAAVAKRAQASGMIVLYTNRRRRRDEEKIQATYVKLDKLLEESDFVVVLTPLTKETRGMFGAEQFSKMKRTAYFINAAPGAIVDTDSLVQALKDGQIAYAALDVTDPEPLPPDHPLLTLPNVFITPHMGSATIETRNRMALLAVDNLLAGLEGKRLPTCVNESVNYSSETD; encoded by the coding sequence TTGCGAAAGTTTTCCGTTGTGGTTACCGAAAAGATGTTGCCTTCCATTTCAGACAAGCTGCAGGAACGATGCCATGTCAGGGAGTGGGATCGAACGGATCCGATTCCCCGGGAACTTCTGCTCAAATGGTTGGCTGATGCGGAAGGGTTGTTTTGTTCAGGGGACGTCCAAGTGGATGATGAACTCTTATCGTGTGCTCCCAAGCTTCGCGTCATCGTCAAGTCGGCTGTTGGGTACGACAACATCGACATTGAAGCGTGCACCCGCAGGGGGATCCCGGTGGGGTATACACCGGGAGTGCTGGTGGAGGCAACGGCGGATTTGACGTTTGGTCTCCTTCTTACCGTTGCCCGCCGGCTACACGAGGGGTGGGACCGAGTTCGGGCCGGAAAGTGGGAAAACAATACGGAGATACCCTTTGGGATTGACTTGTACGGCAAAAAGCTGGGGATTGTCGGGATGGGACAAATCGGCGCTGCGGTAGCCAAAAGGGCACAGGCCAGCGGGATGATTGTCTTGTATACCAACCGACGTCGTCGCCGGGATGAAGAAAAGATTCAAGCAACTTACGTCAAACTGGACAAATTATTAGAAGAATCAGATTTTGTTGTTGTGTTGACCCCTTTGACCAAAGAAACGCGGGGGATGTTTGGAGCTGAGCAGTTCTCGAAGATGAAGCGGACCGCCTATTTTATCAATGCGGCTCCCGGAGCGATCGTCGATACGGATTCCTTGGTTCAAGCGTTGAAGGATGGACAGATCGCTTATGCGGCATTGGATGTGACGGATCCGGAACCGCTTCCCCCCGATCATCCGTTGCTGACGTTACCCAACGTCTTCATCACTCCCCATATGGGCAGTGCAACCATTGAGACACGGAACCGCATGGCCTTGCTGGCTGTGGATAACCTGCTGGCCGGTTTGGAGGGGAAGCGTCTACCGACCTGTGTGAATGAATCCGTCAACTACTCATCAGAAACTGATTAG
- a CDS encoding dihydroxy-acid dehydratase — translation MSVQYPTIDNPVNPYRDNVQGKANEPICVAGLLDRAKQILGPTYDGPAPDWTLESIYDRLESNAPRIAIIGGSADHPAHIMDFQTSARAAVRIWQNGGVPFYFSTPVMCDGTAQSNQGMSYSLQSRNAVAQMVVNQIEAHSYHGAFVIQGCDKQPLGVVSALAHVDRIRRLRGEAPFFATFAPAHVLKGETIPPDLYEELEEVAKRAEDQGATDIAYDLRDTMSYILQCSSNTAFQGVLERARERGIITKAEHKDYEKRLAVATCDGKGGVCAFNGTGNSSRHLVAGFGLVHPALELLTEPPSQEAVNQALDSLATMINDPMFGVSNIMAANIRNAIRIHSASGGSTNLMMHMVAAMLYGGYKFSLWDINRIHHEHPVPDLFDYSLTEGRDIFVLAMQCCNGKIRGMETLFHELLENGVPMDLDAPTVTGTTWRERLANQERLSAKHADNPIILSTPRRPFSGVDVLTGNFFESAVVKISGMPTSQLDEFDKKVAFVLYYENEDDANRRLLDLGLLEKLKRERCFNHQSLLAVLRHNAPDRYDEWEGLDYDSLFDRLVENNVLKVAVVISGQGPIAFGMPEMFTPMQHINANRKLKRLVTVISDGRYSGVTYGAAIGHMTPEALQGGGILYLKTGDLLYLDLRGRQIQFLDEVAFQRGDLRFEFDSVRASRQELADQRLARIRQRQRLVAAGNRLYAHTDAAHGVVPLAVAEEAELDYQTDIILPKNNRVTQ, via the coding sequence ATGTCCGTTCAGTATCCGACAATCGATAACCCGGTGAATCCTTACCGGGACAATGTGCAGGGAAAAGCCAATGAACCGATTTGCGTAGCGGGATTACTGGATCGAGCCAAGCAGATTCTCGGGCCGACGTATGATGGACCGGCGCCTGACTGGACACTGGAATCGATCTATGACCGCCTCGAAAGCAATGCACCGCGAATTGCTATAATCGGCGGCTCCGCGGATCATCCAGCCCATATCATGGATTTTCAAACATCGGCCCGGGCGGCGGTGCGCATCTGGCAGAACGGCGGGGTACCATTTTATTTTTCCACTCCCGTCATGTGTGATGGAACAGCGCAAAGCAACCAAGGAATGAGCTACTCCCTGCAAAGCCGCAACGCCGTGGCGCAAATGGTGGTCAATCAAATCGAAGCCCACAGCTATCACGGCGCATTTGTGATTCAGGGATGCGACAAGCAGCCCCTCGGTGTGGTCAGCGCGTTGGCGCATGTGGATCGGATCCGCCGGCTGCGGGGGGAAGCCCCATTCTTTGCCACGTTCGCGCCGGCACACGTACTGAAAGGTGAGACGATTCCGCCTGACCTGTATGAGGAGCTGGAAGAAGTGGCAAAGCGGGCGGAAGATCAGGGGGCAACCGATATCGCTTACGATTTGCGGGATACAATGTCATATATTTTGCAGTGTTCGTCGAACACCGCTTTCCAAGGAGTGCTCGAAAGGGCGAGAGAACGCGGGATCATTACGAAAGCGGAGCACAAGGATTATGAAAAGCGGTTGGCGGTGGCGACTTGCGACGGCAAAGGCGGCGTTTGCGCGTTTAACGGCACGGGAAACAGTTCACGCCATCTGGTGGCGGGCTTCGGCCTTGTACATCCGGCGCTGGAACTGTTGACGGAACCTCCAAGCCAAGAAGCGGTAAACCAAGCGCTCGACAGTTTGGCGACGATGATCAACGACCCGATGTTTGGGGTGTCGAACATCATGGCCGCCAACATCCGGAACGCGATTCGCATCCACAGCGCTTCTGGCGGATCGACGAACCTGATGATGCATATGGTGGCTGCGATGCTGTATGGTGGCTACAAGTTCAGTTTGTGGGACATCAACCGAATTCACCACGAGCACCCGGTGCCGGATCTGTTCGATTACAGCCTGACGGAAGGACGCGACATTTTCGTGTTGGCCATGCAGTGCTGCAACGGAAAGATTCGCGGCATGGAAACATTGTTCCATGAACTTTTGGAAAACGGGGTGCCGATGGATCTGGATGCCCCGACTGTTACCGGCACCACATGGCGGGAACGACTGGCGAACCAAGAGCGTCTGTCCGCGAAACATGCTGACAATCCGATCATCTTGTCTACGCCCCGGCGTCCTTTCAGTGGGGTGGATGTGCTCACAGGCAACTTTTTTGAAAGTGCGGTGGTCAAAATCAGCGGCATGCCGACTTCCCAGCTGGACGAGTTTGACAAGAAGGTTGCCTTCGTTCTCTACTACGAAAACGAGGATGATGCCAACCGTAGGCTGCTGGACCTCGGTTTGCTGGAAAAATTGAAGCGGGAACGCTGCTTCAACCATCAGAGTTTGCTGGCGGTGCTGAGACATAATGCGCCGGACCGTTATGATGAGTGGGAGGGTCTGGACTATGACAGCCTGTTTGATCGGTTGGTGGAAAACAATGTGCTGAAAGTCGCGGTTGTGATATCCGGACAGGGACCGATCGCATTCGGTATGCCGGAAATGTTTACCCCGATGCAGCATATCAATGCCAACCGGAAGCTGAAACGGTTGGTGACAGTCATCAGCGACGGCCGCTATTCTGGTGTGACGTATGGTGCGGCGATCGGCCACATGACGCCGGAAGCGCTGCAAGGCGGTGGTATCCTGTACCTGAAAACGGGTGACCTTTTGTATCTAGACTTACGGGGGCGGCAGATTCAGTTCCTGGATGAAGTCGCATTCCAAAGAGGGGACCTGCGGTTTGAATTCGACTCCGTACGCGCTTCCCGACAGGAACTGGCCGATCAGCGGCTTGCCCGTATCCGCCAGCGGCAACGCCTGGTGGCGGCAGGCAACCGGTTGTATGCCCATACTGACGCGGCGCACGGGGTGGTTCCGCTGGCAGTGGCAGAAGAGGCTGAACTGGATTATCAAACGGACATCATTTTGCCCAAAAACAACCGAGTGACACAGTAA
- a CDS encoding UxaA family hydrolase, translated as METGYQTVMMKPEDSVAVALSEIPAGTTVKVMCQDQTFVVQLQDNIDFGHKFAVVPIKQGQDVLKYGEVIGVASRDIDVGEHVHVHNVEGKRGRGDKVEYAKQS; from the coding sequence ATGGAAACGGGCTATCAGACGGTGATGATGAAACCGGAGGATTCGGTTGCTGTTGCGCTGTCGGAAATTCCTGCGGGGACTACCGTGAAGGTCATGTGTCAGGATCAGACGTTTGTGGTTCAATTGCAAGACAATATCGATTTTGGCCACAAATTTGCAGTTGTCCCGATCAAACAAGGGCAGGATGTGCTGAAATATGGCGAGGTGATCGGTGTAGCGTCCCGTGACATCGACGTTGGAGAACACGTTCATGTCCATAATGTGGAAGGGAAGCGGGGAAGGGGTGATAAGGTTGAGTACGCAAAACAATCCTGA
- a CDS encoding fumarylacetoacetate hydrolase family protein: protein MRIIRFFNKQNIPALAAVTEDQQVYPLPYTDFLDLVRTADRQGAVPLALVQNEMASSQPLEKSYQELDLLVPIEAPEVWACGVTYERSRDARNYESSGVKTDEITFYDKVYVAERPEIFFKSTAARTVGPNQPVFLRSDSNWQIPEPELGLVIDQTGRILGYTVGNDMSSRDIEGENPLYLPQAKIWKHSCSIGPAIRLAETVENPYQFEIICRIYRGGQKVFEGSATTGQLKRKFDELVSFLIRDNQIFDGTVLLTGTCIVPPNEFTLLDGDRIEIEIPGIGTLTNPVKAQIPTAQKVS from the coding sequence ATGCGCATCATCCGTTTTTTTAATAAACAAAACATTCCCGCGCTTGCCGCTGTGACCGAAGATCAGCAAGTTTATCCGTTGCCGTATACCGATTTTCTGGACCTGGTACGGACGGCGGACCGTCAAGGGGCGGTGCCGCTGGCGCTGGTGCAAAATGAGATGGCTTCATCCCAACCACTAGAGAAATCGTATCAGGAACTGGACTTACTGGTGCCGATCGAGGCACCTGAAGTGTGGGCGTGCGGTGTCACCTACGAACGCAGCCGGGATGCCCGAAACTATGAATCAAGCGGTGTCAAGACGGATGAGATTACTTTCTATGACAAGGTGTATGTAGCGGAAAGGCCGGAAATATTCTTCAAATCTACCGCAGCTCGAACAGTGGGTCCCAATCAGCCGGTTTTTTTGCGCAGTGATTCCAACTGGCAGATTCCGGAGCCGGAATTGGGCTTGGTGATTGACCAAACCGGCCGAATCCTCGGTTACACGGTGGGAAACGACATGAGTTCGCGCGACATCGAAGGGGAGAACCCCCTGTATTTGCCGCAGGCTAAAATTTGGAAACATTCCTGCTCGATCGGACCGGCGATCCGTCTGGCGGAAACGGTGGAAAATCCGTATCAGTTCGAGATTATTTGCCGCATTTACCGCGGTGGACAGAAAGTGTTCGAGGGATCGGCGACGACCGGCCAGTTGAAGCGGAAATTTGATGAGTTGGTGTCTTTCCTGATCCGGGACAATCAGATTTTTGACGGAACGGTACTTTTGACCGGAACCTGCATCGTCCCACCCAATGAATTTACCTTGTTAGATGGCGATCGGATCGAAATTGAAATTCCCGGCATCGGCACGTTGACCAATCCCGTCAAGGCGCAGATTCCAACGGCACAAAAGGTTTCGTGA
- a CDS encoding sugar kinase, protein MDVVTLGETMVLLVPTSVGPLRYAGQFEKTIGGAESNMAIGLARLGHQVGWISRLGNDEFGLYVRNFIRGEGVDTSRVIFDDLHPTAVFFKERQLGQEPRIYYYRKGSAASCMTPEDLDESYITQAQFLYITGITPALSASCEATVDRAIELARRNGLTVVFDPNIRLKLWSKEEARRVLIDVASRCDIVMPGFEEGEILTGEQTPEKIAACLLANGARVVVVKLGERGAYFATPEQSEYVEGFPVKQIVDPIGAGDAFAAGFLSGLLRGWTYREAVRLGNRTGAYALTVAGDVEGLPFWSQIEPQKSGNQVTR, encoded by the coding sequence TTGGACGTTGTGACGCTCGGGGAAACGATGGTGCTGTTGGTGCCTACTTCGGTTGGACCGCTCCGGTATGCCGGCCAATTCGAAAAGACGATTGGCGGCGCCGAGTCGAACATGGCGATCGGCCTCGCCCGGCTGGGCCATCAAGTTGGCTGGATCAGCCGGTTGGGCAATGATGAGTTTGGGTTGTATGTGCGCAATTTCATTCGTGGGGAAGGCGTCGACACGTCTCGTGTGATATTTGACGATTTGCATCCAACGGCGGTGTTTTTCAAAGAACGGCAGCTGGGGCAGGAACCGAGGATTTACTATTATCGGAAAGGTTCCGCGGCCAGTTGCATGACGCCTGAAGATCTGGATGAGTCGTATATCACGCAGGCTCAATTTTTGTATATTACCGGGATTACGCCCGCTTTAAGCGCAAGCTGTGAAGCCACCGTTGACCGGGCGATCGAGTTGGCAAGGCGAAACGGGCTGACGGTGGTGTTTGACCCGAATATCCGGTTGAAGTTGTGGTCGAAAGAAGAAGCCCGGCGAGTGCTGATAGATGTGGCGAGCCGCTGTGACATTGTCATGCCGGGGTTTGAAGAAGGCGAAATATTGACGGGTGAGCAGACACCGGAAAAAATCGCCGCATGCTTGCTGGCAAACGGTGCCCGTGTGGTTGTGGTGAAGCTTGGCGAGCGGGGTGCTTATTTTGCCACCCCGGAACAGTCGGAGTATGTGGAGGGATTCCCAGTCAAACAGATTGTCGATCCGATCGGCGCGGGAGATGCATTTGCCGCCGGATTTCTGTCCGGACTGCTTCGCGGGTGGACGTATCGGGAAGCGGTCCGTTTGGGCAACCGTACCGGTGCCTATGCACTGACGGTGGCCGGCGATGTGGAAGGTCTTCCTTTCTGGTCGCAGATCGAACCGCAGAAGTCGGGAAATCAAGTGACACGCTAG